From the Paenibacillus sp. FSL H8-0548 genome, one window contains:
- the dnaK gene encoding molecular chaperone DnaK has protein sequence MSKVIGIDLGTTNSCVAVMEGGEAVVIPNPEGNRTTPSVVGFKKDGERVVGETAKRQAITNTDRTISSIKRHIGTNHKERIDDKDYTPQEISAIILQKLKADAEAYLGQTVTQAVITVPAYFNDSQRQATKDAGKIAGLEVLRIVNEPTAAALAYGLEKTEDQTILVYDLGGGTFDVSILELGDGFFEVKATSGDNKLGGDDFDQVIIDHLVAEFKKDQGIDLSKDKSAVQRLKDAAEKAKKELSGVLTSAISLPFITMVDGVPQHLELSLTRAKFEELAAPLVERTLGPTRQALSDAGMSPNDIDKVVLVGGSTRIPAVQDAVKKLIGKDPHKGVNPDEVVALGAAVQAGVLTGDVKDVVLLDVTPLSLGIETAGGVFTKMIDRNTTIPTSKSQVYSTYADNQPGVEIHVLQGERSMAAGNKTLGRFTLNDIPLAPRGVPQIEVTFDIDANGIVNVSALDKGTGKSQKITITSSSGLSEDEINQMMKDAELNAEEDRKRRDLVEAKNSADQLVYSADKTIKDLGDKVDAGEIEKANAAKEKVTAALATDDIEQINAAVAELTEIVQQLSVKLYEQAAQAEGAEPEAGSAKGKDNVVDADYEVVDDNK, from the coding sequence ATGAGTAAAGTAATTGGTATTGACCTTGGTACAACAAACTCTTGCGTTGCAGTAATGGAGGGGGGCGAAGCTGTCGTTATCCCGAACCCAGAGGGCAATCGCACAACGCCTTCAGTAGTCGGATTTAAGAAAGATGGCGAGCGTGTTGTCGGTGAAACGGCAAAACGTCAAGCGATTACGAATACTGACCGTACAATCAGCTCAATCAAACGCCATATTGGTACAAACCATAAAGAAAGAATCGACGATAAAGATTATACGCCGCAAGAAATTTCTGCAATCATTTTGCAAAAATTGAAAGCTGATGCTGAAGCTTACTTAGGCCAAACGGTAACGCAAGCGGTTATTACAGTTCCGGCGTACTTCAACGATAGCCAGCGTCAAGCGACAAAAGATGCAGGTAAAATCGCTGGTCTTGAAGTGCTTCGTATTGTCAATGAGCCAACGGCTGCTGCACTGGCATACGGCCTTGAGAAAACAGAAGATCAAACGATTCTTGTATATGACCTTGGCGGCGGTACTTTCGACGTTTCCATTCTTGAGCTTGGCGACGGCTTCTTCGAAGTTAAAGCGACTAGCGGCGACAACAAGCTTGGCGGAGATGATTTCGACCAAGTCATTATCGATCACCTTGTTGCTGAATTTAAGAAGGATCAAGGCATTGATCTCTCAAAAGATAAATCAGCCGTTCAACGTTTGAAGGATGCTGCTGAGAAAGCGAAAAAAGAGCTTTCAGGCGTTCTGACTTCAGCGATTTCGCTTCCATTTATTACAATGGTAGATGGCGTTCCTCAGCATTTGGAGCTTAGCCTAACTCGCGCGAAATTCGAAGAGCTAGCTGCTCCACTTGTAGAGCGTACGCTTGGTCCTACTCGTCAAGCGCTTAGCGATGCTGGCATGTCTCCAAATGATATTGATAAAGTTGTTCTTGTAGGCGGATCGACTCGTATTCCTGCGGTACAAGATGCAGTTAAAAAATTGATCGGCAAAGATCCGCATAAAGGCGTTAACCCGGATGAGGTTGTTGCTCTTGGCGCAGCTGTACAAGCGGGCGTATTGACTGGCGATGTGAAAGACGTTGTATTGCTTGACGTTACTCCATTGTCGCTTGGTATCGAAACAGCTGGCGGTGTGTTCACAAAAATGATCGATCGCAATACAACAATTCCTACGAGCAAATCCCAAGTTTACTCCACATATGCGGATAATCAGCCGGGCGTTGAAATTCACGTTCTGCAAGGTGAGCGCTCGATGGCAGCAGGCAACAAAACGCTTGGCCGTTTCACTTTGAATGATATTCCTCTTGCTCCACGCGGCGTACCGCAAATCGAAGTTACTTTCGATATTGATGCCAATGGTATCGTTAACGTATCTGCACTTGATAAAGGCACAGGCAAAAGCCAAAAAATTACGATTACATCTTCAAGCGGCCTAAGCGAAGATGAAATCAACCAAATGATGAAAGACGCTGAGCTTAATGCTGAAGAAGATCGCAAGCGTCGTGATCTTGTTGAAGCGAAAAACAGCGCTGACCAATTGGTTTACTCCGCTGACAAAACGATTAAAGATCTTGGCGACAAGGTGGATGCTGGAGAAATCGAAAAAGCAAATGCTGCCAAAGAAAAAGTTACAGCGGCACTTGCAACGGATGATATTGAGCAAATTAACGCAGCAGTAGCTGAGCTTACAGAAATCGTTCAGCAGCTTTCCGTTAAGCTTTATGAGCAAGCGGCACAAGCAGAAGGCGCAGAGCCAGAAGCAGGTTCAGCAAAAGGAAAAGACAATGTAGTAGATGCCGACTACGAAGTTGTTGACGATAATAAATAA
- the grpE gene encoding nucleotide exchange factor GrpE — translation MSTKEQHNEAAEAAEEVVSAEQSEQANEETVNESIEEDARYAELVKLAEENQQRFLRAQADFDNFRRRTLKEKEELGQYASMKLISELLPVVDNFERAVAAASVNGDFDSLAKGVDIIFRQLEQTLGQEGLKAMNVVGEPFNPEFHQAIMTVESDEYEEGIIVEEVQKGYILKEKVLRPAMVKVSS, via the coding sequence ATGAGTACGAAGGAGCAACATAATGAAGCGGCTGAGGCTGCAGAAGAAGTAGTATCTGCAGAGCAATCGGAGCAAGCTAATGAGGAAACGGTTAACGAGTCGATAGAGGAAGATGCGCGTTATGCAGAGCTTGTAAAGCTGGCTGAAGAAAATCAGCAGCGCTTCTTGCGTGCGCAAGCGGATTTCGACAATTTCCGTCGCCGTACATTGAAGGAAAAAGAAGAACTCGGACAGTACGCATCGATGAAGCTTATTTCGGAGCTGCTGCCGGTTGTAGATAATTTTGAACGCGCTGTTGCTGCAGCATCGGTGAACGGTGATTTTGATTCGCTTGCGAAGGGCGTAGACATCATCTTCCGTCAACTGGAGCAGACGCTGGGGCAAGAAGGCCTTAAAGCAATGAATGTTGTTGGTGAGCCGTTTAACCCTGAATTCCACCAAGCCATCATGACCGTTGAATCTGACGAGTATGAGGAAGGTATTATTGTGGAGGAAGTGCAGAAGGGTTATATCCTGAAAGAAAAGGTATTGCGTCCTGCGATGGTTAAAGTAAGCAGCTAA
- the hrcA gene encoding heat-inducible transcriptional repressor HrcA, with the protein MLTERQRMILHAIVDDYIRSAEPVGSRSISKRGDVGFSPATIRNEMADLEELGFLEQPHTSAGRIPSTKGYRYYVDHLVKLNEVDENDIGMVRSFVTDKMNQMEQVIQQTAMILSNLTNYTSILLGPEMFSTSLKHFGLIPLDHTSAVAIIVTNTGHVENRTISIPEGLKMDDMEKVVNILNSKLVGVPLIRLRAKLYTEVGQELERHVDHYEQLLQVLDHALQNEDEHRIFLGGATNMLTQPEFKDVDKVKTILDLLDETPAIMKMFTGLPSGIQVRIGTENDHKAISDCSLITATYAIDGQSLGTIGILGPTRMEYGKVISLLDIISKDMAVLLGRWYK; encoded by the coding sequence ATGCTGACGGAACGACAACGGATGATATTGCACGCTATTGTGGATGACTATATTCGCTCAGCTGAACCAGTTGGCTCACGCAGCATTTCGAAGCGCGGCGACGTTGGCTTCAGTCCAGCCACCATTCGCAATGAAATGGCGGATCTCGAGGAGCTTGGGTTTCTAGAGCAGCCGCACACTTCAGCGGGTCGTATCCCATCGACGAAAGGCTACCGTTATTACGTAGACCATTTAGTGAAGCTTAATGAAGTGGATGAGAATGATATTGGCATGGTCCGCTCATTTGTGACGGACAAAATGAATCAAATGGAGCAGGTCATTCAGCAAACTGCAATGATTTTGTCCAATTTGACCAATTATACATCCATTTTGCTCGGACCAGAGATGTTCAGCACGTCACTTAAGCATTTTGGCCTTATACCGCTTGATCATACATCAGCAGTCGCCATCATCGTGACGAACACCGGGCATGTTGAAAATAGAACGATATCGATTCCAGAAGGCCTGAAAATGGATGATATGGAGAAAGTCGTTAATATTTTGAACTCGAAGCTTGTTGGCGTCCCATTAATCCGTCTAAGAGCAAAGCTTTACACTGAAGTTGGGCAAGAGCTTGAACGGCATGTTGATCATTACGAGCAACTGCTGCAGGTGCTGGATCATGCGCTTCAAAATGAAGATGAGCATCGGATTTTTCTTGGCGGTGCAACAAATATGCTAACGCAGCCTGAGTTCAAGGATGTAGACAAGGTAAAAACAATTTTGGATTTACTTGATGAGACACCAGCCATAATGAAAATGTTTACCGGCCTTCCGTCAGGTATACAAGTACGTATCGGGACAGAAAATGACCACAAGGCAATTAGCGATTGTAGTTTAATAACAGCAACCTATGCAATTGATGGTCAATCGCTGGGAACGATCGGCATTCTAGGACCAACACGAATGGAATACGGCAAAGTCATAAGCTTATTGGACATTATATCTAAGGATATGGCTGTTCTTTTAGGCCGCTGGTATAAGTAG
- a CDS encoding sugar ABC transporter permease, whose product MNMQEGKLTLAVQRKPRSPFASQLLVKTVRLRENVLGYLFLAPSLVLFTLFLFFPLLKSIYLSFQLTDPRGRVAAYVGLDNYSQLFSSELFWNSLTVTGLFTLYTVPVGIVLGIVTAALTHIKLPAMRIFQFMFAMPLALSVSTAAVIWMILFHPTLGMLNYILAQLGITPIQWLTNPSTALLSISMMTIWMQSGFNYIIVLSGLQSISDDMIESAKIDGAGPMRAFLQIVLPLLSPTLFFLAVISIISSFQSFGQIHLLTKGGPAGSTEVFVYSIYKEAFINYQFGTGSALSLVLFAIILALTIVQFVFVEKKVHYQ is encoded by the coding sequence ATGAATATGCAAGAAGGCAAGCTTACTTTGGCTGTTCAACGTAAGCCTCGCTCTCCGTTTGCTAGCCAACTTCTCGTTAAGACCGTACGGTTGCGAGAAAATGTGCTTGGTTATTTATTTTTAGCCCCTTCACTTGTGCTGTTTACGTTGTTTTTATTTTTTCCTTTACTCAAATCTATCTATTTAAGCTTCCAATTAACAGACCCTAGGGGAAGAGTTGCTGCCTATGTCGGGTTAGACAACTATTCACAGCTATTCTCGTCGGAATTGTTCTGGAATAGTCTCACCGTAACTGGCCTATTTACATTATATACGGTTCCTGTCGGCATCGTACTTGGTATCGTTACAGCTGCTCTTACCCATATAAAGCTGCCTGCCATGCGCATTTTTCAATTTATGTTCGCGATGCCGCTTGCATTGTCAGTCAGTACAGCAGCAGTGATTTGGATGATCTTGTTTCACCCCACCCTCGGTATGCTGAATTATATACTAGCCCAGCTCGGAATTACCCCTATACAATGGCTTACCAATCCATCAACTGCATTATTATCCATATCTATGATGACGATCTGGATGCAATCGGGCTTCAACTATATCATTGTGCTGAGCGGCTTGCAGAGCATATCGGATGACATGATCGAGAGCGCAAAAATCGATGGGGCAGGACCAATGCGAGCATTTTTGCAAATTGTGCTTCCTCTCCTATCACCTACATTATTTTTCCTTGCAGTCATCTCGATCATTAGTTCCTTTCAATCCTTTGGCCAAATCCATCTTCTAACGAAGGGCGGACCTGCTGGATCAACAGAGGTATTCGTTTATTCCATCTATAAGGAAGCGTTCATTAATTATCAATTCGGGACAGGAAGCGCCTTGTCGTTAGTGCTGTTCGCTATTATTCTCGCCTTAACGATCGTCCAATTTGTCTTTGTTGAGAAGAAGGTGCATTACCAATGA
- a CDS encoding carbohydrate ABC transporter permease: protein MIGIKPFMRRSIIYLILSLLSVGMLFPLIYTFLQSLMTPEQSSHFPPRLFPESLYFGSISAVFELIPVGTFIANSFLISTIIMVGQVFIASMAAYAFVYVRFAGKKYWFSLFLSTMMIPWEVTIIPNYLTVKSWGWLDSYQGLTIPFLASAFGVFLLRQYFMQLPRELFEAAKIDGSGHIRHFLMIVLPLSRPAIASLSVYVFLNSWNMYLWPLLTTNSAKMRTVQIGISMLQFEEMTSWNIVLAGVTIVLLPSLLLLIIGLKQLVRGITAGAVKG from the coding sequence ATGATCGGAATAAAACCATTCATGCGTCGTTCTATTATCTACCTTATACTCTCGTTACTTTCCGTAGGCATGCTGTTTCCTCTCATCTATACCTTTCTACAATCATTAATGACACCGGAGCAATCGAGTCATTTTCCGCCAAGGCTGTTTCCTGAGAGCCTTTATTTCGGCAGTATCTCTGCTGTATTTGAGCTTATCCCTGTGGGTACGTTCATAGCGAATAGTTTTTTGATTTCGACAATCATTATGGTTGGACAAGTTTTTATTGCAAGCATGGCTGCTTACGCTTTCGTTTATGTCCGTTTTGCCGGCAAAAAATATTGGTTTTCATTGTTTCTCTCTACGATGATGATTCCATGGGAAGTTACCATTATCCCTAATTATTTGACTGTAAAATCATGGGGATGGCTGGATTCTTATCAAGGCTTGACGATTCCTTTTCTGGCTTCCGCATTTGGCGTTTTTCTTCTTCGTCAATATTTCATGCAGCTGCCGCGCGAGCTATTTGAAGCAGCAAAAATAGATGGCAGCGGGCATATCCGTCACTTCCTAATGATCGTCTTGCCGTTATCACGTCCAGCTATCGCTTCACTATCTGTCTATGTATTTCTAAATTCATGGAATATGTACCTATGGCCCCTGCTGACTACGAACAGCGCGAAAATGCGAACCGTACAGATTGGCATTAGTATGCTGCAGTTCGAAGAAATGACAAGCTGGAACATTGTATTAGCCGGCGTAACGATTGTACTTCTTCCTTCATTGCTGCTGCTGATTATTGGGTTAAAGCAGCTTGTGCGGGGAATTACTGCCGGTGCTGTAAAAGGATAG
- a CDS encoding ABC transporter substrate-binding protein — MNASLKSGLTITMAIMLFAVTACGGNSPVNTGNAEVPSAANTTGATAAPSDTAKEPIKVVWWHSMGGELGKAVSQLVIDYNASQSDVIVEEVFQGTYDESLNKMKASMDSKSGPSLIQVYEIGSRFMIDSKATTPVQTFVDAEGYDLSQLEENITNYYTFDGKLHSMPFNTSNPILYYNKDLFKAAGLDAEKAPVTFEEIKDAAAKLTQNGQTGASFAIYGWFMEQLFANQGIEYVNNGNGRTASATESQLNNETGLKTLTWWKELVDSKSALNLGRKTDDTKKAFAAGQIAMTLDSTASLRGIVDAVGGKFEVGTGFLPKPADAKDGGVVVGGASLWILNNKPEAEQKAAWDFIKFLAKPETQAYWHINTGYFPITKKAYDEQIVADNLAKYPQFQTAVDQLHQSIPSPASQGAVIGVFPEARQLVETAIEEALTGVKEPQKALDDAAKAITEKIANYNKTVK, encoded by the coding sequence ATGAATGCAAGTCTTAAGTCCGGATTGACGATTACGATGGCAATAATGTTGTTTGCAGTAACAGCATGCGGAGGCAATAGCCCTGTCAACACAGGCAATGCGGAGGTACCTTCTGCTGCAAACACAACTGGAGCGACTGCCGCTCCATCTGATACAGCAAAAGAGCCAATTAAAGTGGTATGGTGGCACTCGATGGGCGGAGAACTCGGTAAAGCAGTATCCCAGCTAGTTATTGATTATAACGCTTCCCAAAGTGATGTAATCGTCGAAGAAGTGTTCCAAGGAACCTATGATGAGAGCTTGAATAAAATGAAAGCTTCTATGGATTCCAAATCAGGCCCCTCACTCATTCAAGTGTACGAAATCGGTTCACGCTTTATGATCGATTCTAAAGCGACAACGCCGGTACAAACCTTTGTAGATGCTGAAGGCTACGATCTTTCTCAGTTAGAAGAAAACATTACAAATTATTATACGTTTGACGGCAAGCTGCACTCCATGCCCTTTAATACATCGAATCCGATTTTGTATTACAACAAAGATTTGTTCAAAGCGGCAGGACTTGATGCTGAGAAAGCACCCGTAACCTTTGAAGAAATAAAAGACGCAGCTGCCAAGCTTACGCAAAATGGACAAACAGGCGCTTCATTCGCCATTTATGGTTGGTTCATGGAGCAGTTGTTTGCTAATCAAGGCATCGAATATGTTAATAATGGCAATGGACGTACCGCATCAGCGACAGAATCCCAGCTGAACAATGAGACGGGTCTCAAAACATTAACCTGGTGGAAGGAGCTTGTAGACAGCAAATCAGCACTTAACTTAGGGCGTAAAACGGATGATACGAAAAAAGCTTTCGCAGCAGGTCAAATTGCTATGACCTTGGATTCTACAGCTTCCCTGCGCGGAATTGTTGATGCCGTAGGCGGGAAATTTGAAGTAGGAACCGGCTTCCTGCCTAAGCCAGCAGACGCTAAGGATGGCGGCGTAGTTGTTGGCGGAGCAAGCTTGTGGATTTTAAATAATAAGCCAGAAGCAGAACAGAAGGCCGCATGGGATTTCATCAAATTTTTAGCTAAGCCAGAAACTCAAGCTTATTGGCATATCAATACAGGCTACTTCCCGATTACGAAAAAAGCTTACGACGAGCAGATTGTAGCCGATAATTTAGCGAAGTATCCGCAATTCCAAACCGCAGTCGATCAATTGCATCAATCGATACCATCTCCTGCTTCGCAAGGAGCGGTAATCGGTGTGTTCCCTGAAGCGCGTCAGCTTGTTGAAACAGCGATCGAAGAAGCTTTAACAGGCGTAAAAGAACCGCAAAAAGCACTCGATGACGCCGCTAAAGCGATCACAGAAAAAATTGCGAATTACAACAAGACAGTAAAATAA
- a CDS encoding N-acetyltransferase, with protein MQAVQVKCRKATSEDIETLFQLIKGYAEKGIMLPRTREALEYMIDTFVVAQIGDEVVGCGSLTRLGKDLVEIRSLGMSEGYKGVGIGSKLVDALIEAAREQQIPKIMALTYAVSFFEKNGFEVVDKEIFPEKVWKDCVNCPKQLACDEIAVLKMLD; from the coding sequence ATGCAGGCAGTACAGGTTAAATGCAGAAAAGCGACATCAGAGGATATCGAGACTTTGTTTCAGTTAATAAAAGGTTATGCCGAAAAAGGCATTATGCTGCCTCGCACTCGGGAAGCGCTCGAATATATGATAGATACATTCGTCGTCGCACAGATAGGGGACGAGGTGGTCGGCTGCGGCTCCCTGACGAGATTAGGCAAGGATCTAGTAGAGATTCGTTCGCTCGGCATGTCCGAGGGCTACAAAGGTGTTGGCATCGGGAGCAAGCTGGTGGACGCTTTAATCGAAGCGGCGAGAGAGCAGCAAATACCGAAAATTATGGCGTTGACCTATGCAGTATCCTTTTTTGAGAAAAATGGCTTTGAGGTTGTAGATAAAGAAATTTTCCCGGAAAAGGTATGGAAGGATTGCGTCAATTGTCCAAAACAGCTGGCATGCGATGAAATCGCAGTGTTAAAAATGCTGGATTAA
- the hemW gene encoding radical SAM family heme chaperone HemW, with product MSITQSPRALYIHIPFCTNKCHYCDFTSYVLKGQPVDQYLDALEQEMQRTVAEWPPVEIDTVFVGGGTPTVLTPPQMERFLKAVHTYFPMAPNVEFSMEANPGTTDIDKLTAMKEGGVNRISFGVQSFDNGLLERIGRIHSVDDVYRSIENARAVGFTNLSIDLMFGLPGQTVELLADSVNRAMELKLPHYSIYSLKVEENTLFHKLYERNELPLPPEEEEFNMFILLMEMLSSNGYAHYEISNFAKPGYESKHNSTYWRNEPYYGLGAGAHGYVGRMRHVNLKGITPYIDAAAQKLPRLESFEVPEHEAMEDLMMVGLRLLEGVPASRFSNQFPGHTLEEKFGEVIGKLLKDGLLEAEETTDDTIYRLTDKGVLLGNEVFGAFIG from the coding sequence ATGTCCATAACGCAGTCACCACGCGCTTTATATATACACATCCCTTTTTGCACGAACAAATGCCACTATTGTGATTTTACTTCTTATGTGTTGAAGGGTCAGCCGGTTGATCAATATTTGGATGCGCTAGAGCAGGAAATGCAAAGAACAGTCGCAGAATGGCCTCCCGTAGAGATTGATACTGTATTTGTTGGCGGAGGCACCCCGACGGTGCTGACGCCCCCTCAAATGGAGAGATTTTTGAAGGCGGTTCACACCTATTTTCCAATGGCTCCGAATGTAGAGTTTTCGATGGAAGCGAACCCGGGAACGACAGATATCGATAAGCTGACGGCTATGAAGGAAGGCGGCGTGAACCGGATCAGTTTCGGGGTGCAGTCCTTCGATAACGGCTTGCTCGAGCGTATTGGCCGTATTCATAGCGTTGATGATGTGTACCGCAGCATTGAAAATGCGCGTGCAGTCGGCTTTACTAATTTATCCATTGATTTAATGTTTGGTTTGCCCGGCCAAACCGTTGAACTGCTAGCAGACAGCGTTAACCGCGCAATGGAGCTGAAATTGCCTCACTACTCGATCTATAGCTTAAAAGTAGAGGAAAATACGTTGTTCCATAAGCTGTATGAACGCAACGAGCTGCCTTTGCCTCCAGAGGAAGAGGAATTTAATATGTTTATCCTCCTAATGGAAATGCTCAGCAGCAACGGCTATGCCCACTATGAGATTAGCAACTTTGCGAAGCCTGGATATGAAAGTAAGCATAACTCCACTTACTGGCGCAATGAACCCTACTACGGCCTCGGAGCGGGTGCTCATGGTTATGTGGGCCGTATGCGTCATGTAAACCTGAAGGGAATTACGCCTTACATCGATGCTGCTGCGCAGAAGCTCCCTCGCTTGGAGTCGTTTGAGGTGCCTGAGCATGAGGCGATGGAGGATCTAATGATGGTTGGCTTAAGGCTGCTGGAGGGCGTACCTGCGTCGCGCTTCTCTAATCAATTTCCCGGACATACGCTGGAGGAGAAGTTTGGCGAGGTGATCGGGAAACTATTGAAGGATGGCCTTCTTGAAGCGGAAGAAACGACGGATGACACCATCTATCGGTTAACCGATAAGGGCGTGCTGCTCGGAAACGAAGTTTTTGGTGCTTTTATCGGATAA
- the lepA gene encoding translation elongation factor 4, translating into MTDVRDRQKRIRNFSIIAHIDHGKSTLADRILEFTGALSSREMQEQVLDKMDLERERGITIKLQAVRLAYTADDGIEYILNLIDTPGHVDFTYEVSRSLAACEGALLVVDAAQGIEAQTLANVYLALDNNLEIVPVINKIDLPSAEPERVKQEIEDVIGLDASDAVLASAKSGIGIKEILEQVVTKMPSPEGNPDDPLKALIFDSHYDPYKGVIVYVRVVDGSIKAGKKIRFMATGAEFEVIEVGAFMPRMAIVNELAVGDVGFIVAGIKNVKDTRVGDTVTEAKRPAPERLPGYRQINPMVFCGLYPIETQDYNDLREALEKLELNDASLRYEPESSTALGFGFRCGFLGLLHMEIIQERIEREFNIPLITTAPSVIYKVTLTNGDSMEIDNPSNYPEAGKLDFVEEPFVKAGIIVPNDYVGAIMELCQNKRGEFVNMEYLDTNRVTITYQIPLSEVVYDFFDQLKSSTKGYASFDYEVSGYRKSNLVKMDIMLNNEQVDALSVIVHRDRAYHRGKVICEKLKELIPRQMFEVPIQASIGNKIISRETVKAMRKNVLAKCYGGDISRKRKLLEKQKEGKKRMKQVGSVEVPQEAFMAVLKIGED; encoded by the coding sequence ATGACTGACGTACGTGACCGACAAAAAAGAATTAGGAATTTTTCCATTATCGCGCATATTGACCACGGAAAATCGACACTTGCTGACCGGATATTAGAATTTACCGGTGCCTTGTCCTCTCGCGAGATGCAGGAACAGGTTCTTGACAAAATGGATTTGGAGCGGGAGCGCGGCATTACGATTAAGCTGCAAGCGGTTCGTTTAGCGTATACGGCAGATGATGGTATCGAGTATATACTCAATTTGATTGATACGCCTGGACATGTCGACTTTACATACGAGGTATCTCGGAGCCTCGCGGCTTGTGAGGGAGCTTTGCTCGTCGTAGATGCTGCGCAGGGAATTGAGGCACAGACGCTTGCCAACGTATATTTGGCGCTGGACAACAACTTGGAAATTGTACCCGTCATTAACAAAATCGATTTGCCTAGTGCCGAGCCTGAGCGGGTAAAGCAGGAAATTGAGGATGTTATTGGATTGGATGCTAGCGATGCAGTGCTTGCTTCGGCAAAGTCTGGCATTGGCATAAAAGAAATATTAGAGCAGGTTGTTACGAAGATGCCTTCTCCGGAAGGAAATCCGGATGATCCGCTTAAAGCACTTATTTTCGACTCTCACTATGATCCCTACAAAGGCGTTATCGTTTATGTTCGGGTAGTGGACGGAAGCATTAAGGCAGGCAAAAAAATTCGCTTTATGGCAACAGGAGCTGAGTTTGAAGTCATCGAGGTCGGTGCCTTTATGCCAAGAATGGCGATCGTGAATGAGCTGGCGGTTGGCGATGTTGGCTTTATCGTAGCGGGTATTAAGAACGTTAAGGATACTCGTGTCGGTGATACCGTTACAGAAGCGAAGCGACCTGCACCAGAGCGTCTGCCAGGCTATCGTCAGATCAACCCAATGGTATTCTGCGGATTGTACCCAATCGAGACGCAGGACTATAATGACTTGCGCGAGGCGCTTGAGAAGCTGGAGCTAAACGACGCATCGCTAAGATACGAGCCAGAATCCTCCACAGCGCTGGGCTTTGGATTCCGCTGCGGATTCCTTGGTCTCCTGCATATGGAAATTATTCAAGAGAGAATTGAACGGGAGTTCAATATTCCGCTTATTACGACAGCGCCGAGCGTAATTTACAAAGTCACGCTGACCAATGGCGATTCGATGGAGATTGATAACCCTTCGAATTATCCGGAAGCAGGCAAGCTTGATTTTGTTGAGGAGCCGTTCGTTAAAGCAGGCATTATCGTACCTAACGATTATGTTGGTGCTATTATGGAGCTTTGCCAGAACAAACGCGGCGAATTTGTTAATATGGAATATTTGGACACGAATCGCGTAACGATTACTTACCAGATTCCACTTTCAGAAGTTGTGTATGATTTCTTCGATCAGCTCAAATCGAGCACGAAGGGTTATGCGTCATTCGACTATGAGGTTTCGGGTTACCGGAAATCCAATCTCGTGAAAATGGACATTATGCTTAATAATGAGCAGGTTGATGCCTTGTCAGTGATTGTACACCGAGATCGTGCCTATCACCGCGGTAAAGTAATTTGCGAGAAGCTGAAAGAGCTGATTCCGCGTCAAATGTTTGAGGTGCCGATTCAAGCATCTATCGGCAATAAGATTATCTCACGTGAAACAGTTAAAGCGATGCGCAAAAACGTTCTTGCCAAATGCTACGGCGGCGATATTAGCCGGAAGCGGAAGCTGCTTGAGAAGCAGAAGGAAGGCAAGAAACGGATGAAGCAGGTAGGTAGTGTAGAGGTACCGCAGGAAGCGTTCATGGCGGTGCTCAAAATCGGCGAGGATTAA